A genome region from Coffea arabica cultivar ET-39 chromosome 7e, Coffea Arabica ET-39 HiFi, whole genome shotgun sequence includes the following:
- the LOC113701218 gene encoding glutathione S-transferase DHAR3, chloroplastic-like, producing MSTAKITPSATALSTTLKHLTCNLNLQNHARVRTLFTGAAYPTRTLRRTGVTVSLSAAAATEPLEVCVKASVTTPNKLGDCPFSQRVLLTLEEKNVPYDVKLVDFANKPDWFLQISPEGKVPVLKLEDKWIPDSDVITQALEEKFPEPPLATPPEKASAGSKIFSKFIGFLKSKDPSDGTEKALLDELSAFNDYLKENGPLINGTEVSAADLSLGPKLYHLEISIGHYKNWSVPDSLTYLKSYMKAIFSLESFIKTRAQPEDVIEGWRPKVEG from the exons ATGTCGACGGCGAAGATAACACCGTCAGCCACAGCACTCTCCACTACTCTCAAGCACCTCACCTGCAATCTCAACCTCCAGAACCACGCCCGCGTTCGGACCCTGTTCACCGGCGCTGCATATCCGACTCGGACTCTCAGACGAACAGGCGTCACGGTATCATTGTCGGCGGCAGCTGCAACTGAACCTCTAGAAGTCTGCGTGAAGGCCTCCGTCACCACTCCCAACAAGCTCGGCGATT GCCCCTTTTCCCAGAGGGTTTTGTTGacattggaggaaaaaaatgtgCCGTATGATGTGAAGTTGGTTGATTTCGCTAACAAGCCAGATTG GTTCTTGCAAATAAGTCCTGAAGGTAAAGTCCCTGTGTTAAAGCTGGAAGATAAGTGGATTCCAGATTCAGACGTTATTACACAGGCACTAGAAGAAAAGTTTCCTGAACCGCCATTGGCAACGCCACCTGAGAAGGCTTCCGC TGGGTCGAAGATCTTCTCCAAATTTATTGGTTTTTTGAAAAGCAAAGATCCCAGTGATGGAACAGAGAAGGCATTGCTTGATGAGTTATCTGCTTTCAATGATTATCTTAAAGAAAAT GGCCCACTCATCAATGGAACAGAAGTATCTGCTGCAGATTTGTCCCTTGGACCAAAGCTTTACCACTTAGAGATTTCTATAGGGCATTATAAGAATTGGTCAGTTCCGGACTCTCTTACATATCTGAAGTCATACATGAAG GCTATATTTTCTTTGGAGTCCTTCATCAAAACACGGGCTCAACCAGAGGATGTTATTGAGGGTTGGCGACCAAAAGTTGAGGGCTAA
- the LOC113701217 gene encoding geranylgeranyl pyrophosphate synthase 7, chloroplastic-like: MGSDFEATRQVTVSRGDWKHLLYKLVQYSAQTAYQLCKVGSISLSLARMAISATISSRYGGSFLQQNLDHFKISVQTIPRSQNIRMIVPKKINPASHVANSSALEATQVQEKKPLSLDSPFPDFRFDEYMNTKAISVNKALDDAIPLQEPIKIHEAMRYSLLAGGKRVRPMLCIASCELVGGDESLAMPMACALEMIHTMSLIHDDLPCMDNDDLRRGKPTNHKVYGEETAVLAGDALLSLAFEHVAAKTGNVQASRVVRAIAELASSVGSQGLVAGQIVDLSSEGEQVDLNHLEYIHVHKTSKLLEAAVVCGAIMGGANEAEIERMRKYAKCIGLLFQVVDDILDVTKSSEELGKTAGKDLATDKATYPKLMGLERAKKFADELVAMATEELSHFDAVKAAPLYHLANYIAYRQN; encoded by the coding sequence ATGGGTTCAGATTTCGAAGCAACAAGACAAGTAACAGTATCTCGAGGAGATTGGAAGCATTTGCTATATAAGTTGGTGCAATATTCTGCACAAACAGCATATCAATTGTGCAAAGTTGGCAGTATTTCCCTGAGCCTAGCAAGAATGGCAATCTCTGCAACCATCTCCAGCCGCTATGGAGGTTCATTCCTTCAACAAAACCTTGATCATTTCAAAATATCTGTCCAAACAATCCCACGTAGCCAAAACATTAGAATGATTGTTCCTAAGAAAATTAATCCTGCATCCCATGTTGCAAACTCTTCTGCTCTTGAAGCCACGCAAGTTCAAGAAAAGAAGCCTTTGTCTCTGGACTCGCCTTTTCCGGACTTCCGATTTGACGAATACATGAATACAAAGGCTATATCGGTGAATAAAGCACTTGATGATGCTATCCCATTGCAGGAGCCAATCAAGATTCACGAAGCAATGAGATATTCCCTCCTTGCCGGCGGCAAAAGAGTGAGGCCGATGTTGTGCATCGCCTCGTGTGAGTTAGTAGGAGGAGATGAGTCGTTGGCCATGCCAATGGCCTGCGCTCTTGAAATGATTCACACCATGTCCCTCATCCATGACGATCTTCCCTGCATGGATAACGACGATTTACGGCGTGGAAAGCCCACTAATCATAAGGTCTATGGTGAAGAAACTGCAGTTCTCGCTGGTGATGCGCTTTTGTCGCTTGCTTTTGAACACGTAGCAGCAAAAACTGGCAACGTTCAAGCAAGTAGAGTGGTTAGAGCCATCGCTGAGTTAGCTTCATCTGTGGGTTCTCAAGGGCTCGTTGCAGGGCAGATTGTGGACTTGAGCAGTGAAGGGGAACAAGTGGATTTGAATCATTTGGAGTATATTCATGTTCACAAAACATCAAAGCTTTTGGAGGCTGCAGTAGTTTGCGGAGCAATTATGGGAGGAGCAAATGAAGCAGAGATCGAGAGAATGAGGAAATATGCAAAGTGCATCGGACTGCTGTTTCAGGTGGTGGATGACATTCTTGATGTAACAAAATCGTCGGAGGAATTGGGGAAAACTGCAGGTAAAGATTTGGCTACTGACAAAGCTACTTATCCCAAGCTAATGGGGCTCGAGAGGGCAAAGAAGTTTGCCGATGAGTTGGTGGCTATGGCCACTGAAGAGCTCAGCCACTTTGATGCTGTCAAGGCTGCGCCGTTGTATCATCTGGCAAACTACATTGCTTATCGGCAGAATTGA